The genomic segment CTTTTCCTTTACTGCGGCAGTCGGACCCGCGCCAGGAAGCGCATCTCCGTCTTTCTTCTGCCCTTTTGTGGAAGAAGAGACGAAAAAAGGGAAAGCCGAAGTTCTTTCCTCACTCACAAGTTTTCGTTCGTCTTCGTAAATTCCCAACTGAGAAACGCCATTGTTCCGTACATCAGCACCCACTGGAAGCGTCCTCAATTTTGTACTCCACGGCCTGACGCCCATATTAGTACTCATAGTATCGCTGTTTGCAGGCTGAGTCGTGCCTTCGACTTCTTCCCCGCTTCTTTTAGTGTCCACGGGGTTAGGCGTTTTGCTGGTTTCGTGTACCGAGGTAGCTTCCAAAGTGTTTGCGTTAGCACTGGACTGTCCGCCTGCTACAGCGGCGGAGCCAGAGCTAGGGGCTGCTTTGCTGCTATCTGCTTTCGTCTTCTTGGCAAAGAAGAAGCTGCGGGTGGCACCGGACATGCGTGATAATGAGGTAAACCCCTCTTCTTCAACGCTCACCAACCAGTTACACCTTCCAAATACTATTTCGCTTTTCAGAGTACTCCTTAACGAAAGTGAGTCGCTCTGTGCGCCGAACGGCCTTACGCGCGGTGTGTCTACCGTGCTACTGGACAAGCCCGCAGTGGAGGGAGAGACGAACGTTCCATATATATTATTCTTAGTTGCCCCTCGTAGAGTAGCTTCGCCTGCATATGACATTGTATACAGTAAGTGATTCGAAACGTATTTTCGTCGTCCGTGATGCAGCGCACTTTGATTTTGTGGTAACTGGCCAGTGCTGTTTATGTTGCTGAATCCGCGTAACGCAAGAGTAAGGTAAGCCCCAGTACGGTGATGACCACTGGAGAGGAAATTCCCGTCGTGTTTGTCGACAGAATTTTCAGTGGCAGGGTTGGAAAAGGTATTATTGCTGCCCAAAGCGCTGGAAGTACTACACAGCAATCTCGCTCTTTTACATCGAAGAATAGTACCGGCGCTGGGGGTGAAAGCATCTTGTGTGCAGCCTGTGCACCTCCACCATGGGAGACCCGTGACGGCAGTCGGATTGTGTAAGTGAGCCCCTCTGCTGAGAAGATTTGTCAAATTTGTAGTAGTGCGGCTGCTCTCAACATTAAAGGTGATGACGGGGATGTTGTTGCACACCTTTTTTGTGGAGATTTTCGATCTCAAACTGTTGGTAAAAGTGTCTGTGCAGATGTAGCTGCTCAGAGGTCTCCTCACAGTCGCAGCCATAATGGCACTATTGTAAGTGCACTCTGTGTCCGCGCAGCCAAGAAGATACTTTCTTGCAATGGCACTACCGTAGCCCTGGA from the Physeter macrocephalus isolate SW-GA unplaced genomic scaffold, ASM283717v5 random_4453, whole genome shotgun sequence genome contains:
- the LOC114485806 gene encoding uncharacterized protein; protein product: MHHSRPAFQIQLRHHQRNLCYTAGGNSHTIQGYGSAIARKYLLGCADTECTYNSAIMAATVRRPLSSYICTDTFTNSLRSKISTKKVCNNIPVITFNVESSRTTTNLTNLLSRGAHLHNPTAVTGLPWWRCTGCTQDAFTPSAGTILRCKRARLLCSTSSALGSNNTFSNPATENSVDKHDGNFLSSGHHRTGAYLTLALRGFSNINSTGQLPQNQSALHHGRRKYVSNHLLYTMSYAGEATLRGATKNNIYGTFVSPSTAGLSSSTVDTPRVRPFGAQSDSLSLRSTLKSEIVFGRCNWLVSVEEEGFTSLSRMSGATRSFFFAKKTKADSSKAAPSSGSAAVAGGQSSANANTLEATSVHETSKTPNPVDTKRSGEEVEGTTQPANSDTMSTNMGVRPWSTKLRTLPVGADVRNNGVSQLGIYEDERKLVSEERTSAFPFFVSSSTKGQKKDGDALPGAGPTAA